In Musa acuminata AAA Group cultivar baxijiao chromosome BXJ3-11, Cavendish_Baxijiao_AAA, whole genome shotgun sequence, one DNA window encodes the following:
- the LOC135652924 gene encoding non-specific lipid transfer protein GPI-anchored 7-like, with protein sequence MEMGKMMMMTMNTVVAVVMVVLTVMSDGVEGQSSTPSCVSNLVPCSRYVNSTSTPPAECCTPLKQAVDNDLQCLCAVLNDATVMKAFNISTDEGFRLARSCGISNFSNCSNASSPSATPPPPGNKNGGDGHRANWIGMSTFISLFVFCWSVMA encoded by the exons atggagatgggtaagatgatgatgatgacgatgaataCGGTGGTGGCGGTGGTTATGGTGGTGTTGACGGTGATGAGCGACGGGGTGGAGGGGCAGTCGTCGACGCCGTCGTGCGTGTCGAACCTGGTCCCCTGCTCGCGCTACGTGAACTCGACGAGCACCCCGCCGGCGGAGTGCTGCACGCCGCTGAAGCAGGCGGTGGATAACGACCTGCAGTGCCTCTGCGCCGTGCTCAATGACGCCACCGTCATGAAGGCTTTCAACATCTCCACCGATGAGGGGTTTCGCCTCGCCCGGTCCTGCGGCATCTCCAACTTCAGCAATTGCTCCAATG CTTCGTCACCATCTGCCACGCCTCCTCCTCCAG GAAATAAGAATGGTGGAGATGGCCACAGGGCAAATTGGATTGGCATGTCAACCTTTATAAGCTTGTTCGTCTTCTGCTGGTCCGTTATGGCATAA